The Candidatus Paceibacterota bacterium genome window below encodes:
- a CDS encoding KGG domain-containing protein: MANENRGFAGMDPEKQREIASKGGKSQGQENNPGNFANDPERAREAGREGGKSQGQENNPGNFANDRDKAREAGREGGRH, from the coding sequence ATGGCAAACGAAAACAGGGGATTCGCCGGCATGGATCCCGAAAAGCAGAGGGAGATAGCTTCGAAGGGCGGCAAGAGCCAGGGGCAGGAGAATAACCCCGGCAATTTCGCCAACGATCCGGAAAGGGCGCGCGAGGCAGGACGCGAGGGCGGCAAGAGCCAGGGACAGGAGAATAACCCCGGCAATTTCGCCAATGACCGCGATAAAGCCCGCGAAGCGGGCAGAGAAGGCGGCCGGCATTAG